From Micromonospora rifamycinica, a single genomic window includes:
- the yidC gene encoding membrane protein insertase YidC — MSLDWIYYAISWILLTWHSAWDAIGVPVAAVLGTNWSWILAIVFLVVTVRVILFPVFVKQIKSQRAMQALQPKVKELQEKHKGDRETLQKEMMELYRKEKANPLMGCLPMFLQIPVFLGLFHVLRRLDPAKEAKSLYGWTAEQFDSASSATIFTAPIAGKFGSTADELARLGANGTTVKVIAGILVLVMMGTTYLTSRQMILKTGWAEDPQQRMVQRLMLYGIPLSLLISGSIFPIGVIIYWVTNNLFTLGQQQWVLRKFPPLVTNKGVTGNKPATTPGRGPVQPAKTGGFLNRNKPAAQVPAKPAAPKVAGPKPGAKPANPKKGPAKRQG; from the coding sequence TTGAGTCTCGACTGGATCTACTACGCGATCTCGTGGATCCTGCTGACCTGGCACTCGGCGTGGGACGCCATCGGGGTGCCGGTCGCCGCGGTCCTCGGCACGAACTGGTCGTGGATTCTCGCCATCGTCTTCCTGGTGGTCACCGTTCGGGTGATCCTGTTCCCGGTCTTCGTCAAGCAGATCAAGTCGCAGCGGGCGATGCAGGCGCTCCAGCCGAAGGTCAAGGAGCTCCAGGAGAAGCACAAGGGTGACCGGGAGACGCTCCAGAAGGAGATGATGGAGCTCTACCGGAAGGAAAAGGCCAACCCGCTGATGGGCTGCCTTCCGATGTTCCTCCAGATCCCGGTCTTCCTGGGGCTCTTCCACGTGCTGCGCCGGCTCGACCCGGCCAAGGAGGCCAAGAGCCTCTACGGCTGGACCGCCGAGCAGTTCGACAGCGCCTCCAGCGCCACCATCTTCACCGCCCCGATCGCCGGCAAGTTCGGCTCCACCGCCGACGAGCTGGCCCGGCTCGGTGCCAACGGCACCACCGTGAAGGTCATCGCCGGCATCCTGGTCCTGGTCATGATGGGCACCACCTATCTGACCAGCCGCCAGATGATCCTCAAGACCGGCTGGGCGGAGGACCCGCAGCAGCGGATGGTGCAGCGGTTGATGCTCTACGGCATCCCGCTCTCCCTGCTGATCTCCGGCTCGATCTTCCCGATCGGCGTGATCATCTACTGGGTCACCAACAACCTGTTCACCCTCGGCCAACAGCAGTGGGTGCTCCGTAAGTTCCCGCCGCTGGTGACCAACAAGGGAGTCACCGGCAACAAGCCGGCGACCACCCCCGGCCGGGGGCCGGTGCAGCCGGCCAAGACCGGCGGCTTCCTCAACCGGAACAAGCCCGCCGCGCAGGTGCCGGCCAAGCCGGCCGCGCCCAAGGTCGCCGGCCCGAAGCCGGGTGCCAAGCCGGCCAACCCGAAGAAGGGGCCGGCCAAGCGCCAGGGCTGA
- a CDS encoding Jag family protein, with product MTDTSIPSADASLDEETVPTAATGEGEPEGSGREKKAAGEGELFAQSEIAADYIEGLLDILDYDGDIDELVSGGRPVVEVVGGRLQNLVGQRGATLEALQELARLAVFRQTGSPSRLLLDVGGYRATRRKELAAVAKNAVEKVKEHGEPVRLEPMSAFERKCVHDVVNAMSGVESESEGVEPTRRIVVRPAD from the coding sequence GTGACCGACACCAGCATCCCCAGCGCGGACGCCTCGCTCGACGAGGAGACCGTCCCGACCGCCGCGACCGGCGAGGGTGAGCCCGAGGGGAGCGGCAGGGAGAAGAAGGCAGCCGGCGAGGGCGAGCTGTTCGCACAGAGCGAGATCGCCGCCGACTACATCGAGGGCCTACTCGACATCCTCGACTACGACGGCGACATCGACGAGCTGGTCTCCGGTGGTCGTCCGGTGGTCGAGGTGGTCGGCGGCCGGTTGCAGAACCTGGTCGGTCAGCGGGGCGCCACCCTGGAGGCGCTGCAGGAGCTGGCCCGGCTGGCCGTGTTCCGGCAGACCGGCTCGCCGAGCCGGCTCCTGCTCGACGTGGGCGGTTACCGCGCCACCCGGCGTAAGGAACTCGCCGCCGTCGCCAAGAACGCGGTGGAGAAGGTCAAGGAGCACGGCGAACCGGTACGGCTGGAGCCGATGTCGGCCTTCGAGCGCAAGTGCGTGCACGACGTGGTCAACGCGATGAGCGGTGTGGAGAGCGAGTCCGAGGGTGTCGAGCCGACCCGGCGCATCGTCGTCCGGCCGGCGGACTGA
- the rnpA gene encoding ribonuclease P protein component, giving the protein MLTAAQRLRRSNDFAAAVRGGRRVGRGAVVVHLTVPEVSTPLVSTPLGAASSEPARSTDPELISGSSRAGFVVSKAVGPAVVRNKVRRRLRHLVRDRLAALPAGSTLVVRALPASAATPYARLGGDLDAAIAAARSPRGRRSR; this is encoded by the coding sequence GTGCTGACGGCCGCACAACGCCTGCGGCGTAGCAACGACTTCGCCGCGGCGGTCCGGGGTGGTCGACGGGTCGGTCGTGGTGCCGTGGTCGTCCACCTGACGGTGCCGGAGGTCTCCACACCCCTCGTGAGCACACCCCTCGGGGCAGCCTCGTCGGAGCCGGCGCGGAGCACCGACCCGGAGTTGATCTCCGGATCGAGCCGCGCCGGCTTCGTCGTGTCCAAGGCCGTCGGCCCCGCCGTCGTCCGCAACAAGGTCCGCCGCCGGCTGCGGCACCTGGTGCGCGACCGGCTGGCCGCGCTGCCGGCCGGCAGCACCCTGGTGGTACGCGCCCTGCCCGCCTCGGCCGCGACACCGTACGCCCGGCTGGGCGGTGACCTGGACGCGGCGATCGCCGCCGCCCGGTCCCCCCGGGGACGGCGGTCGCGGTGA
- the rpmH gene encoding 50S ribosomal protein L34 has protein sequence MSKRTYQPNNRRRAKTHGFRLRMRTRAGRAILSTRRAKGRTRLSA, from the coding sequence GTGAGCAAGCGCACCTACCAGCCGAACAACCGCCGGCGCGCGAAGACCCACGGCTTCCGGCTGCGCATGCGCACCCGTGCCGGCCGCGCCATCCTGTCGACCCGCCGCGCCAAGGGCCGCACCCGCCTGTCGGCCTGA
- the yidD gene encoding membrane protein insertion efficiency factor YidD, producing MGARVLSGPIIAYRRWISPALPARCRFYPSCSAYALEAVTRHGALRGAGLTVRRLSRCHPFHPGGHDPVPEPGGRRRADVTGV from the coding sequence ATGGGTGCCCGGGTGCTCAGTGGTCCTATCATCGCGTACCGTCGTTGGATAAGCCCGGCGCTACCGGCCCGCTGTCGGTTCTACCCGTCGTGCAGTGCCTACGCCCTGGAGGCGGTGACCCGCCACGGTGCGCTCCGGGGAGCAGGCCTGACCGTCCGGCGGCTGTCGCGCTGCCACCCTTTCCACCCTGGTGGACACGACCCGGTACCGGAGCCGGGCGGCCGCCGACGCGCCGACGTGACTGGAGTCTGA